From the Aquitalea magnusonii genome, one window contains:
- a CDS encoding LysE family translocator → MLEAALLSYVGVMSITPGPNNLMLATSGVNYGFRRTLPHMLGISLGCSAQVFITASLLAWALQWIQVARLPLAVAGCIYLLWLSWKIARSAAPQGGEGGKPMSFLAAALFQWVNPKAWVMVLNASILFMPAAAETRLSAALLLALVFAVVNLPCISLWAWMGERLRHLLSAAPALLLFNLLMGLLMGGTALCLLLDEIRHAWPGLL, encoded by the coding sequence ATGCTGGAAGCCGCCTTGCTGTCCTATGTGGGTGTGATGTCCATCACGCCTGGTCCCAACAACCTGATGCTGGCCACTTCCGGCGTCAATTACGGCTTTCGCCGCACCCTGCCGCACATGCTGGGCATCAGCCTGGGTTGTTCGGCCCAGGTATTCATTACCGCCAGCCTGCTGGCCTGGGCCTTGCAATGGATACAGGTGGCGCGGCTGCCGCTGGCGGTGGCCGGCTGTATCTATTTGCTGTGGCTGTCGTGGAAAATTGCCCGTTCTGCCGCACCGCAGGGCGGGGAGGGCGGCAAGCCGATGAGCTTTCTGGCGGCGGCGCTGTTCCAGTGGGTCAACCCCAAGGCCTGGGTGATGGTGCTTAATGCCTCAATCCTGTTCATGCCGGCCGCGGCGGAAACCCGGCTGAGCGCCGCCTTGTTGCTGGCGCTGGTGTTTGCCGTGGTCAATCTGCCCTGTATCAGCCTGTGGGCCTGGATGGGCGAGCGGCTGCGCCATCTGCTCAGTGCCGCTCCGGCCTTGCTGCTGTTCAATCTGCTGATGGGTCTGCTGATGGGAGGCACCGCGCTGTGCTTGCTGCTGGATGAAATCCGCCATGCCTGGCCGGGGCTGCTGTAA
- a CDS encoding isochorismatase family protein, with protein sequence MDKAALLVIDVQDSFLQRDYWDETALPPFRQHVLALIAGARAAGIPVVYVLHEDGDGPFAAASGFVRPMAWLPANPDAIFIKHVHNAMLDSGLQPWLAQRGIGKLLVSGIRTEQCCETTTRVASDLGFAVDFVSEATMTFAMRHPLSGKLYSAEEIREKTELVLAGRFADIVTVEQALARL encoded by the coding sequence ATGGACAAGGCAGCACTGCTGGTGATTGATGTGCAGGATTCCTTTTTGCAGCGCGACTACTGGGACGAAACCGCCTTGCCGCCGTTTCGCCAGCACGTGCTGGCGCTGATTGCCGGCGCGCGCGCGGCAGGCATCCCGGTGGTGTATGTGCTGCACGAGGATGGCGACGGCCCGTTTGCCGCGGCCAGTGGCTTTGTGCGGCCCATGGCCTGGCTGCCGGCCAATCCGGATGCCATCTTCATCAAACACGTGCACAATGCCATGCTGGATTCCGGCCTGCAGCCCTGGCTGGCCCAGCGTGGCATCGGTAAGCTGCTGGTGTCGGGCATCCGCACCGAGCAGTGCTGCGAAACCACCACTCGGGTGGCGTCCGATCTGGGTTTTGCGGTGGATTTTGTCAGTGAAGCCACCATGACGTTTGCCATGCGCCATCCGCTCAGCGGCAAGCTGTACAGCGCGGAGGAAATCCGCGAAAAGACCGAGCTGGTGCTGGCCGGACGTTTTGCCGACATCGTCACGGTGGAGCAGGCGCTGGCGCGGCTGTAG